GGAAATAGATGTTATTGATTTTATAGGTAGAGTAATAAGACACATACCAGAAAAGAATTTTAAGATGATAAGATATTATGGAATATATGCTAAAAACACAAGACATAAAAATAAATTTTTTAAGTTGGTAAATGAAAAAGTTGCTGAGTTCAAAAGAAAAATTAATAATTGGCAAACAAGAATACTTCTTACATTTGGAGTGAATCCATTAAAATGTGAAAAGTGTGGAACACAGATGAAATTTCATGATATATACTATAAAAATGTAAGTGTAAGAGAAAAATTTAAAGAGAAAATAATAGGTGAAAACAAAATAAAAATTGAAGAGATAATGTACAATTATGGTGTGATTAAGGGAATAATTCGTGATAAAATAGAGCCATTATATGTATAAAGGAAGGTAGTTATTATGGCTAAAAAGAATAAAAAAATAAAAGATAAACAAAGGGCAAAATATAAAGCTAAATTGAAAGAAAATTTAATTGAAGAAGACGGAGTCTTATATATATGTACAGAATGTGGAGTTGAAGAATATATACCAAGGGATGTAGTTGAGATGTTTGATGAAATAGATGATGAAAATGTAATTGAACCTCCTACATTTAGTTGCGAGAAATGCGGAGCTATAATGAGACCAAGAAAATATGACGGAGTTCATGGTATAACTTATGAGTATTAAAATGCGGAGCATCAATATGCTTCGCAAAGGTTTTAGCTTTATAAAAATATTATGAAATAGATATGCTAAGAAATGGGTCTAATTAAAGGGCTTCGCCCAAAAGAAGTTGAGCGAAGCGAAATAACGCGGCTGTGGCCGCTTTTTTAATGCTATATAAATGAAAATATAATTATCTTAATATTTTCATATGAGTATTTTTTGATAACTATTACGATTCCTGAAACTAAAATAAATGCACTGAATATTATTCCAGTAATTGCACTGTATTCTGTAGCATTAGCTGTTTTCTCCATAGTGAGCAGTGTGCACTTAGTGATAACATATTAATTAACTAATATTTACATTTAATTCAACGGTAAATATTGTACCCTGCCCAAGACTGCTCTTCACTGATATTTTGCCGTCAATTAACTCTATTACTTTCAAAGAAAGAGCAAGTCCAAGCCCATTACCTTCCTGAGAGTGGGAGGTATCTCCTTGGTAAAATTTATCAAAGATATGATTAACTGTTTCTTCATCCATACCGCAGCCGCTGTCCTCTACAGTTACTGTTATGGTATCAGAATCTGAAGTCTGCGTTAACTTAACAGTGCCTCCAGGCTCTGTAAACTTTATAGCATTTGAAATTAAATTGTTCCAGACAATTTCCAGCATACTTTCATCTGCACAAATGATTGCACGATCTTCAATATCTGCATGAAATGTAATATTTTTTTCTTCCCATAGATCTTCAAAAGACAGTGCACATTCACAGAGTTGTCTACACAAATCATAGGATTTAGCTGATATACCTATTTCCTGATTTTCTAATTTATTAAGTTTCAATATGTTTGTTACTAGAGCAGTAAGCTTTTCAGATGCATTTATGATAGTATCTGTATATTCCTTTCTTACTTCAGAGCTCAAATCTTCCTTCTGTAATGCCATGGCATAACTTTGTATAACAGAAAGAGGTGTTTTTATTTCATGAGAAACATTGGCAATAAAATCATTTTTGAGGATTTCTGTACTTCCCAATTCTTCTACCATTTTGTTAAAGTCTTCAAACATTACCTCAACATAATCTTTTTTTCCATCTTTGCGAAGGGGTGGAATCCATACAGAATAATCACCCTCTGCAACTTGTTTTGCTGCTTGGCTTAGGATATTCATGGGCTTATCATAGGCAATGTAACGCTGCCTTGAAGTTACAAGACAAAATATCAGGGCAACTATTGCCCAATATCCCATGATTCCAAAAATATAATTCCATGGTATGCTTTCCGGACGTACATAGGAGTTGTATATCATAGCTTGACCGGCAGTTAACACTGACAATATAAAATATGTCCATATAAATCCCATGACAGAGATATGTTTTGTATTAACCCTGTTATCTTTTTCTTTATTTTTACGTCTTTTTTTAATCATGACAATACCGCCTTATAACCAAGACCATGAACTGTTACAATTTTAAAATCCTTGCAGCAGGAGAATTTATCCCGCAGCTTTGTTATATATACGTCTACAGCTCTAAGGCTGGTATTACTTTCAACTCCCCAAAACTCATCCATAAGCTGTGCTCGTGCAAAGGTATGTTTTGGATAGGATAACATTTTATAAAGAATATTAAATTCTCTTAATGTAACAGGAATTTCCTCATCATTAACGGTTGCTGTCATTTCATCAGCATTCATAATAAGACTTCCTACAACAAGTTTTCTTTCGTTGGCAATATTTGCACGCCGAAGCAGTGCACCTACACGCATTAAAAGTTCATCCATATTTATTGGTTTAACCATATAATCATCTATTCCTGCACGAAAACCTTTTTGCTTTGATGCAATATCATCACGAGCAGTCATAAATAAAATTGGTATTTTTTGATTAATATTTCTGACAGTTTCAGCAAACTCAAAGCCATCTATTTCAGGCATCATAATATCTGAAATAATTAAATCATATAGACTATTATACATATAATCATAAGCTTCACGAGGATTTAAGCAGCCTGTTGCACGGTAACCATTATTATTTAAATATGCACATACAATTTGATTCAATTTTACATCATCTTCTACTACAAGTATATTTACCATAAAATATTCACACCTTTCTATTTAAAAACACTTTTTCTATAAATCGAAGTAAAAGCACTAGAAATCTATTTCATCATATATTGTGTGCCATCCTATCATATTAATGTTAAAAAAATGTTAAAGTATATTATATAACTTCAAAAATTTTTCTATCAGATAGTATCTCATTGGACAACTGAATTTATATAACAATTTAATATCACACAGATAAATTAGAATATGTATAATCTATACCTATAAATAAAAGTTATAGATTAATTTGATTAAATTTAAGCTTTCAAAATAATGATACTTAGGGTAATGTATTATTATAACATATCTAGAAGGAAGTCATAAAAACAAATGATATTGAGGGGGTGATGGTAATGAAAAAATATGTAATTTTTGCAGTTGGATGTATTTTGATTGTTATTGCTTCTATAGGAATATTTTTGCCAATTCTTCCAACTACACCTTTTGTTATTCTTGCAGCCATGTGTTTTTCTGCAAGTTCTGAAAAAACTTACAGATTGCTTGTTAAAAATCGCTTTTTTTGGACCTTATATTGAAAATTACAAGAACGGTAGTGGAGTAACGGTTGCAGCAAAGGCAAGAGGAATTATAATGCTGTGGGTACTGCTTATAATATCAGCCATTGCAATGCACAAACTTTGGTCAAGCATTATGTTTGCAGTAATTGGCAGTGCTGTTACAATCCATCTACTTCTATTGAAGACTAAGGGTTTGGAGGAGAGGTCTGATTCATAATATAAAAAATAGTGTTTTAGAATTAAATTATATAATGCTTTTATTAAGTATGGGGAGGAAGATATATGGGAAATGTAAATCCTTTTATAAATTGTCCAAAATATGAGGCTAACAGCCTTATTCTTAGAAAATTAAACATAGGGGATAGTGAAGAATTATTTTCTTGCTATTCAGATCCTTTGGCTGCAAAATTTTTCAATGGTGATAATTGTGGTGATGATTTTTTCTATACTGACTTCGATAAATTCAAAAAATGTGTTGAGTATTGGATTAAATCATATGATATTCAGGATTTTGTACGTTTTAGCATCATAAATAAGCAGAACAGCAGGGCTATAGGAACAGTTGAGATATGTCCATCTTATAAATACTCTAAAGGAAAAGAAAAAATAGGAATTTTAAGAATTGATATAGAATCATTATTTGAAACAAAAGATTTCATGGAAGAGCTATATACTGTATTAATTGGTAATCTATATAAGGATTTTCAAGTGGATTTTTTACTGACAAAAGCTATTCCACAGGCACAGGCTCGTATAGAAGTTTTAAATAAAAAGTCCTTTGCAGAAGCGGAGGCTAAATGCAATATACCTTTTGAAGATTATTATATTAGATAGTTATTGAAAAAAAGAGGCTATTAATTTTGTTTT
This genomic window from Clostridium pasteurianum DSM 525 = ATCC 6013 contains:
- a CDS encoding DUF454 family protein encodes the protein MLKIAFFGPYIENYKNGSGVTVAAKARGIIMLWVLLIISAIAMHKLWSSIMFAVIGSAVTIHLLLLKTKGLEERSDS
- a CDS encoding HAMP domain-containing sensor histidine kinase; amino-acid sequence: MIKKRRKNKEKDNRVNTKHISVMGFIWTYFILSVLTAGQAMIYNSYVRPESIPWNYIFGIMGYWAIVALIFCLVTSRQRYIAYDKPMNILSQAAKQVAEGDYSVWIPPLRKDGKKDYVEVMFEDFNKMVEELGSTEILKNDFIANVSHEIKTPLSVIQSYAMALQKEDLSSEVRKEYTDTIINASEKLTALVTNILKLNKLENQEIGISAKSYDLCRQLCECALSFEDLWEEKNITFHADIEDRAIICADESMLEIVWNNLISNAIKFTEPGGTVKLTQTSDSDTITVTVEDSGCGMDEETVNHIFDKFYQGDTSHSQEGNGLGLALSLKVIELIDGKISVKSSLGQGTIFTVELNVNIS
- a CDS encoding response regulator transcription factor, which codes for MVNILVVEDDVKLNQIVCAYLNNNGYRATGCLNPREAYDYMYNSLYDLIISDIMMPEIDGFEFAETVRNINQKIPILFMTARDDIASKQKGFRAGIDDYMVKPINMDELLMRVGALLRRANIANERKLVVGSLIMNADEMTATVNDEEIPVTLREFNILYKMLSYPKHTFARAQLMDEFWGVESNTSLRAVDVYITKLRDKFSCCKDFKIVTVHGLGYKAVLS
- a CDS encoding DUF454 family protein → MKKYVIFAVGCILIVIASIGIFLPILPTTPFVILAAMCFSASSEKTYRLLVKNRFFWTLY
- a CDS encoding GNAT family N-acetyltransferase; protein product: MGNVNPFINCPKYEANSLILRKLNIGDSEELFSCYSDPLAAKFFNGDNCGDDFFYTDFDKFKKCVEYWIKSYDIQDFVRFSIINKQNSRAIGTVEICPSYKYSKGKEKIGILRIDIESLFETKDFMEELYTVLIGNLYKDFQVDFLLTKAIPQAQARIEVLNKKSFAEAEAKCNIPFEDYYIR